From one Mya arenaria isolate MELC-2E11 chromosome 4, ASM2691426v1 genomic stretch:
- the LOC128229931 gene encoding muscle M-line assembly protein unc-89-like isoform X5 — translation MMSSLVPGSIFSASGFNRKSTPTPPNVTPAELDNRYKRTNFNGTEWPYDSPVARAYDVSNTSTKLIILNNKYGKNSTRLRGYYTGPKKPDRYVDPERHRAKSPRFHPEWHDRCLDSSSPKFEPTVRSHLEWVNSSERPPNALIAKSSVNRNRHAMCRSTPTYDPETRAVSRISMPPSKYFSDFSEMSAGEKLYLWSIERIYSMDRMKQLKQDQYKKLLEMEAKKDDLERGKYEPGEYKRYMRYINSAKDRTYGTGSPSDRRARSAYSSRSKSATSSRVSTAKQESRQDEQEKTESQQQQQERPKTSRGQTRQEQTSETKTEQKPKEEETRQANADQKPSRPKSPYGSPSPSRRSSARSTSTRTRTPSQRSLRSKASSRASSASSAKHAGKAGDKEESEVAPVQRHIEGKDRPKSRLGHPHHDDIDKEDELLYQQIPNKDSTTSSASSDSEQTKTKKREEVDEIEQVKQNNKPAPVRNEKMGSKVSINSRASVTSKGSRKSTASAKQNASQSSQNDSNKTDDVKVHRVPSTGYIEGEVKTGVAKSDNKNLETDREEKRQSDANEQETDESKLAKAKLDGKVKFESEKEQKDQSVDNIDDGKAEDDTSEQKKEQSNKDESERMMNKTDDDKTDVDDERVRNKLNRQDSFDEADEDVEDRRVKDPDKLEY, via the exons ATGATGAGCAGTCTGGTTCCCGGCTCTATCTTCAGCGCCTCAGGGTTCAACAGGAAGTCGACCCCTACCCCACCCAATGTTACCCCCGCAGAGCTGGACAACAGATATAAGAG aACAAATTTTAATGGTACAGAATGGCCGTATGACAGTCCAGTAGCACGAGCATATGATGTTAGCAACACCAGCACAAAACTCATCATTCTCAACAACAAATATGGAAAG aACTCCACAAGACTGCGTGGTTACTACACCGGCCCAAAGAAACCAGACAG ATATGTCGACCCTGAAAGACACAGAg caaAGAGCCCCCGTTTTCACCCAGAGTGGCATGACCGCTGTTTGGACTCAAGTTCTCCAAAGTTTGAACCCACAGTTCGATCCCACCTGGAATGGGTCAACTCTAGTGAACGGCCTCCTAATGCGCTGATCG CGAAGTCCTCAGTGAACCGGAATCGACATGCAATGTGCCGGTCCACTCCTACCTACGACCCAGAAACACGTGCAGTCAGCAGGATCTCCATGCCTCCGTCCAAATATTTCAG TGACTTTTCGGAGATGAGCGCAGGTGAGAAGCTGTACCTGTGGAGTATAGAGCGTATCTACAGCATGGATCGGATGAAGCAACTCAAACAGGATCAGTACAAGAAACTTCTTGAGATGGAGGCAAAGAAAG ATGATTTAGAGAGAG GAAAGTATGAGCCAGGAGAATACAAGAGGTACATGAGGTATATCAACAGTGCCAAGGACAGAACATATGGCACAGGGTCACCTTCAGATCGGCGGGCAAGGTCAGCCTACTCGTCAAGGTCAAAGAGTGCAACCAGCAGCAGGGTGAGCACTGCAAAACAAGAGTCTAG GCAAGATGAACAGGAGAAAACAGAATCTCAGCAGCAACAACAAGAAAGACCAAAGACATCTCGTGGCCAAACAAGACAAGAACAAACGAGCGAGACCAAAACAGAGCAGAAACCAAAGGAAGAAGAGACCAGACAGGCAAATGCAGACCAGAAACCCAGCCGACCTAAGTCACCCTATGGCTCTCCAAGTCCCAGCCGGCGGAGCTCTGCGAGGTCGACAAGCACAAGGACGAGGACCCCAAGCCAGAGGTCGCTCAGGTCCAAGGCAAGCAGTCGAGCATCTAGTGCATCCTCCGCGAAGCATGCTGGGAAAGCGGGTGACAAAGAGGAGTCGGAGGTGGCACCAGTTCAACGGCACATCGAAGGCAAAGACAGACCCAAGTCCAGACTGGGTCACCCTCATCATGATGACATAGATAAAG AGGACGAACTTTTATATCAGCAGATCCCAAATAAAG ATTCCACAACCTCATCCGCTTCTAGTGATTCTGAGCAAACTAAAACAAAGAAACGTGAGGAGGTAGATGAAATTGAACAAGTGAAGCAGAACAACAAACCCGCCCCTGTCAGGAACGAAAAGATGGGCAGCAAAGTGAGCATCAACAGTCGGGCTAGCGTCACAAGCAAAGGATCCAGAAAGAGCACCGCCAGCGCCAAACAGAATGCTTCCCAAAGTTCCCAGAACGATTCCAACAAGACAGATGACGTCAAAGTGCACCGCGTTCCGAGCACTGGTTACATTGAAGGAGAGGTGAAGACTGGAGTTGCCAAATCAGATAACAAAAATTTAGAAACAGATAGAGAAGAAAAGAGACAGTCAGAtgccaatgaacaagagacTGATGAATCAAAACTTGCTAAAGCTAAATTGGATGGAAAAGTGAAATTCGAATCTGAAAAAGAGCAGAAAGATCAAAGTGTTGACAATATTGATGATGGTAAGGCAGAAGATGATACCTCTGAACAGAAAAAAGAACAATCAAATAAAGATGAATCAGAAAGAATGATGAATAAGACTGATGATGACAAAACTGATGTTGACGATGAGAGAGTAAGGAACAAGCTGAACAGACAAGACTCCTTTGATGAAGCTGACGAGGACGTTGAAGATCGGAGAGTTAAGGATCCTGACAAGTTGGAATACTAA
- the LOC128229931 gene encoding uncharacterized protein DDB_G0287625-like isoform X2 — protein sequence MMSSLVPGSIFSASGFNRKSTPTPPNVTPAELDNRYKRTNFNGTEWPYDSPVARAYDVSNTSTKLIILNNKYGKNSTRLRGYYTGPKKPDRYVDPERHRAKSPRFHPEWHDRCLDSSSPKFEPTVRSHLEWVNSSERPPNALIVSVRSGLADSDLSLDLSTIGPSSVKEKSTPRSARSPRLSPKQNLYTAKSSVNRNRHAMCRSTPTYDPETRAVSRISMPPSKYFSDFSEMSAGEKLYLWSIERIYSMDRMKQLKQDQYKKLLEMEAKKGKYEPGEYKRYMRYINSAKDRTYGTGSPSDRRARSAYSSRSKSATSSRVSTAKQESRQDEQEKTESQQQQQERPKTSRGQTRQEQTSETKTEQKPKEEETRQANADQKPSRPKSPYGSPSPSRRSSARSTSTRTRTPSQRSLRSKASSRASSASSAKHAGKAGDKEESEVAPVQRHIEGKDRPKSRLGHPHHDDIDKEDELLYQQIPNKDSTTSSASSDSEQTKTKKREEVDEIEQVKQNNKPAPVRNEKMGSKVSINSRASVTSKGSRKSTASAKQNASQSSQNDSNKTDDVKVHRVPSTGYIEGEVKTGVAKSDNKNLETDREEKRQSDANEQETDESKLAKAKLDGKVKFESEKEQKDQSVDNIDDGKAEDDTSEQKKEQSNKDESERMMNKTDDDKTDVDDERVRNKLNRQDSFDEADEDVEDRRVKDPDKLEY from the exons ATGATGAGCAGTCTGGTTCCCGGCTCTATCTTCAGCGCCTCAGGGTTCAACAGGAAGTCGACCCCTACCCCACCCAATGTTACCCCCGCAGAGCTGGACAACAGATATAAGAG aACAAATTTTAATGGTACAGAATGGCCGTATGACAGTCCAGTAGCACGAGCATATGATGTTAGCAACACCAGCACAAAACTCATCATTCTCAACAACAAATATGGAAAG aACTCCACAAGACTGCGTGGTTACTACACCGGCCCAAAGAAACCAGACAG ATATGTCGACCCTGAAAGACACAGAg caaAGAGCCCCCGTTTTCACCCAGAGTGGCATGACCGCTGTTTGGACTCAAGTTCTCCAAAGTTTGAACCCACAGTTCGATCCCACCTGGAATGGGTCAACTCTAGTGAACGGCCTCCTAATGCGCTGATCG TTTCCGTAAGGTCTGGGTTAGCCGATTCTGACCTTTCCCTTGACCTGTCCACCATCGGGCCTAGCTCTGTGAAGGAGAAGTCCACCCCTCGTTCAGCCAGGAGTCCACGATTGTCACCTAAACAAAACTTGTACACAG CGAAGTCCTCAGTGAACCGGAATCGACATGCAATGTGCCGGTCCACTCCTACCTACGACCCAGAAACACGTGCAGTCAGCAGGATCTCCATGCCTCCGTCCAAATATTTCAG TGACTTTTCGGAGATGAGCGCAGGTGAGAAGCTGTACCTGTGGAGTATAGAGCGTATCTACAGCATGGATCGGATGAAGCAACTCAAACAGGATCAGTACAAGAAACTTCTTGAGATGGAGGCAAAGAAAG GAAAGTATGAGCCAGGAGAATACAAGAGGTACATGAGGTATATCAACAGTGCCAAGGACAGAACATATGGCACAGGGTCACCTTCAGATCGGCGGGCAAGGTCAGCCTACTCGTCAAGGTCAAAGAGTGCAACCAGCAGCAGGGTGAGCACTGCAAAACAAGAGTCTAG GCAAGATGAACAGGAGAAAACAGAATCTCAGCAGCAACAACAAGAAAGACCAAAGACATCTCGTGGCCAAACAAGACAAGAACAAACGAGCGAGACCAAAACAGAGCAGAAACCAAAGGAAGAAGAGACCAGACAGGCAAATGCAGACCAGAAACCCAGCCGACCTAAGTCACCCTATGGCTCTCCAAGTCCCAGCCGGCGGAGCTCTGCGAGGTCGACAAGCACAAGGACGAGGACCCCAAGCCAGAGGTCGCTCAGGTCCAAGGCAAGCAGTCGAGCATCTAGTGCATCCTCCGCGAAGCATGCTGGGAAAGCGGGTGACAAAGAGGAGTCGGAGGTGGCACCAGTTCAACGGCACATCGAAGGCAAAGACAGACCCAAGTCCAGACTGGGTCACCCTCATCATGATGACATAGATAAAG AGGACGAACTTTTATATCAGCAGATCCCAAATAAAG ATTCCACAACCTCATCCGCTTCTAGTGATTCTGAGCAAACTAAAACAAAGAAACGTGAGGAGGTAGATGAAATTGAACAAGTGAAGCAGAACAACAAACCCGCCCCTGTCAGGAACGAAAAGATGGGCAGCAAAGTGAGCATCAACAGTCGGGCTAGCGTCACAAGCAAAGGATCCAGAAAGAGCACCGCCAGCGCCAAACAGAATGCTTCCCAAAGTTCCCAGAACGATTCCAACAAGACAGATGACGTCAAAGTGCACCGCGTTCCGAGCACTGGTTACATTGAAGGAGAGGTGAAGACTGGAGTTGCCAAATCAGATAACAAAAATTTAGAAACAGATAGAGAAGAAAAGAGACAGTCAGAtgccaatgaacaagagacTGATGAATCAAAACTTGCTAAAGCTAAATTGGATGGAAAAGTGAAATTCGAATCTGAAAAAGAGCAGAAAGATCAAAGTGTTGACAATATTGATGATGGTAAGGCAGAAGATGATACCTCTGAACAGAAAAAAGAACAATCAAATAAAGATGAATCAGAAAGAATGATGAATAAGACTGATGATGACAAAACTGATGTTGACGATGAGAGAGTAAGGAACAAGCTGAACAGACAAGACTCCTTTGATGAAGCTGACGAGGACGTTGAAGATCGGAGAGTTAAGGATCCTGACAAGTTGGAATACTAA
- the LOC128229931 gene encoding another transcription unit protein-like isoform X3: MMSSLVPGSIFSASGFNRKSTPTPPNVTPAELDNRYKRTNFNGTEWPYDSPVARAYDVSNTSTKLIILNNKYGKNSTRLRGYYTGPKKPDRYVDPERHRAKSPRFHPEWHDRCLDSSSPKFEPTVRSHLEWVNSSERPPNALIVSVRSGLADSDLSLDLSTIGPSSVKEKSTPRSARSPRLSPKQNLYTAKSSVNRNRHAMCRSTPTYDPETRAVSRISMPPSKYFSDFSEMSAGEKLYLWSIERIYSMDRMKQLKQDQYKKLLEMEAKKDDLERGKYEPGEYKRYMRYINSAKDRTYGTGSPSDRRARSAYSSRSKSATSSRVSTAKQESRQDEQEKTESQQQQQERPKTSRGQTRQEQTSETKTEQKPKEEETRQANADQKPSRPKSPYGSPSPSRRSSARSTSTRTRTPSQRSLRSKASSRASSASSAKHAGKAGDKEESEVAPVQRHIEGKDRPKSRLGHPHHDDIDKDSTTSSASSDSEQTKTKKREEVDEIEQVKQNNKPAPVRNEKMGSKVSINSRASVTSKGSRKSTASAKQNASQSSQNDSNKTDDVKVHRVPSTGYIEGEVKTGVAKSDNKNLETDREEKRQSDANEQETDESKLAKAKLDGKVKFESEKEQKDQSVDNIDDGKAEDDTSEQKKEQSNKDESERMMNKTDDDKTDVDDERVRNKLNRQDSFDEADEDVEDRRVKDPDKLEY, from the exons ATGATGAGCAGTCTGGTTCCCGGCTCTATCTTCAGCGCCTCAGGGTTCAACAGGAAGTCGACCCCTACCCCACCCAATGTTACCCCCGCAGAGCTGGACAACAGATATAAGAG aACAAATTTTAATGGTACAGAATGGCCGTATGACAGTCCAGTAGCACGAGCATATGATGTTAGCAACACCAGCACAAAACTCATCATTCTCAACAACAAATATGGAAAG aACTCCACAAGACTGCGTGGTTACTACACCGGCCCAAAGAAACCAGACAG ATATGTCGACCCTGAAAGACACAGAg caaAGAGCCCCCGTTTTCACCCAGAGTGGCATGACCGCTGTTTGGACTCAAGTTCTCCAAAGTTTGAACCCACAGTTCGATCCCACCTGGAATGGGTCAACTCTAGTGAACGGCCTCCTAATGCGCTGATCG TTTCCGTAAGGTCTGGGTTAGCCGATTCTGACCTTTCCCTTGACCTGTCCACCATCGGGCCTAGCTCTGTGAAGGAGAAGTCCACCCCTCGTTCAGCCAGGAGTCCACGATTGTCACCTAAACAAAACTTGTACACAG CGAAGTCCTCAGTGAACCGGAATCGACATGCAATGTGCCGGTCCACTCCTACCTACGACCCAGAAACACGTGCAGTCAGCAGGATCTCCATGCCTCCGTCCAAATATTTCAG TGACTTTTCGGAGATGAGCGCAGGTGAGAAGCTGTACCTGTGGAGTATAGAGCGTATCTACAGCATGGATCGGATGAAGCAACTCAAACAGGATCAGTACAAGAAACTTCTTGAGATGGAGGCAAAGAAAG ATGATTTAGAGAGAG GAAAGTATGAGCCAGGAGAATACAAGAGGTACATGAGGTATATCAACAGTGCCAAGGACAGAACATATGGCACAGGGTCACCTTCAGATCGGCGGGCAAGGTCAGCCTACTCGTCAAGGTCAAAGAGTGCAACCAGCAGCAGGGTGAGCACTGCAAAACAAGAGTCTAG GCAAGATGAACAGGAGAAAACAGAATCTCAGCAGCAACAACAAGAAAGACCAAAGACATCTCGTGGCCAAACAAGACAAGAACAAACGAGCGAGACCAAAACAGAGCAGAAACCAAAGGAAGAAGAGACCAGACAGGCAAATGCAGACCAGAAACCCAGCCGACCTAAGTCACCCTATGGCTCTCCAAGTCCCAGCCGGCGGAGCTCTGCGAGGTCGACAAGCACAAGGACGAGGACCCCAAGCCAGAGGTCGCTCAGGTCCAAGGCAAGCAGTCGAGCATCTAGTGCATCCTCCGCGAAGCATGCTGGGAAAGCGGGTGACAAAGAGGAGTCGGAGGTGGCACCAGTTCAACGGCACATCGAAGGCAAAGACAGACCCAAGTCCAGACTGGGTCACCCTCATCATGATGACATAGATAAAG ATTCCACAACCTCATCCGCTTCTAGTGATTCTGAGCAAACTAAAACAAAGAAACGTGAGGAGGTAGATGAAATTGAACAAGTGAAGCAGAACAACAAACCCGCCCCTGTCAGGAACGAAAAGATGGGCAGCAAAGTGAGCATCAACAGTCGGGCTAGCGTCACAAGCAAAGGATCCAGAAAGAGCACCGCCAGCGCCAAACAGAATGCTTCCCAAAGTTCCCAGAACGATTCCAACAAGACAGATGACGTCAAAGTGCACCGCGTTCCGAGCACTGGTTACATTGAAGGAGAGGTGAAGACTGGAGTTGCCAAATCAGATAACAAAAATTTAGAAACAGATAGAGAAGAAAAGAGACAGTCAGAtgccaatgaacaagagacTGATGAATCAAAACTTGCTAAAGCTAAATTGGATGGAAAAGTGAAATTCGAATCTGAAAAAGAGCAGAAAGATCAAAGTGTTGACAATATTGATGATGGTAAGGCAGAAGATGATACCTCTGAACAGAAAAAAGAACAATCAAATAAAGATGAATCAGAAAGAATGATGAATAAGACTGATGATGACAAAACTGATGTTGACGATGAGAGAGTAAGGAACAAGCTGAACAGACAAGACTCCTTTGATGAAGCTGACGAGGACGTTGAAGATCGGAGAGTTAAGGATCCTGACAAGTTGGAATACTAA
- the LOC128229931 gene encoding muscle M-line assembly protein unc-89-like isoform X4 encodes MMSSLVPGSIFSASGFNRKSTPTPPNVTPAELDNRYKRTNFNGTEWPYDSPVARAYDVSNTSTKLIILNNKYGKNSTRLRGYYTGPKKPDRYVDPERHRAKSPRFHPEWHDRCLDSSSPKFEPTVRSHLEWVNSSERPPNALIGNRLIAKSSVNRNRHAMCRSTPTYDPETRAVSRISMPPSKYFSDFSEMSAGEKLYLWSIERIYSMDRMKQLKQDQYKKLLEMEAKKDDLERGKYEPGEYKRYMRYINSAKDRTYGTGSPSDRRARSAYSSRSKSATSSRVSTAKQESRQDEQEKTESQQQQQERPKTSRGQTRQEQTSETKTEQKPKEEETRQANADQKPSRPKSPYGSPSPSRRSSARSTSTRTRTPSQRSLRSKASSRASSASSAKHAGKAGDKEESEVAPVQRHIEGKDRPKSRLGHPHHDDIDKEDELLYQQIPNKDSTTSSASSDSEQTKTKKREEVDEIEQVKQNNKPAPVRNEKMGSKVSINSRASVTSKGSRKSTASAKQNASQSSQNDSNKTDDVKVHRVPSTGYIEGEVKTGVAKSDNKNLETDREEKRQSDANEQETDESKLAKAKLDGKVKFESEKEQKDQSVDNIDDGKAEDDTSEQKKEQSNKDESERMMNKTDDDKTDVDDERVRNKLNRQDSFDEADEDVEDRRVKDPDKLEY; translated from the exons ATGATGAGCAGTCTGGTTCCCGGCTCTATCTTCAGCGCCTCAGGGTTCAACAGGAAGTCGACCCCTACCCCACCCAATGTTACCCCCGCAGAGCTGGACAACAGATATAAGAG aACAAATTTTAATGGTACAGAATGGCCGTATGACAGTCCAGTAGCACGAGCATATGATGTTAGCAACACCAGCACAAAACTCATCATTCTCAACAACAAATATGGAAAG aACTCCACAAGACTGCGTGGTTACTACACCGGCCCAAAGAAACCAGACAG ATATGTCGACCCTGAAAGACACAGAg caaAGAGCCCCCGTTTTCACCCAGAGTGGCATGACCGCTGTTTGGACTCAAGTTCTCCAAAGTTTGAACCCACAGTTCGATCCCACCTGGAATGGGTCAACTCTAGTGAACGGCCTCCTAATGCGCTGATCG gcAATAGACTTATTG CGAAGTCCTCAGTGAACCGGAATCGACATGCAATGTGCCGGTCCACTCCTACCTACGACCCAGAAACACGTGCAGTCAGCAGGATCTCCATGCCTCCGTCCAAATATTTCAG TGACTTTTCGGAGATGAGCGCAGGTGAGAAGCTGTACCTGTGGAGTATAGAGCGTATCTACAGCATGGATCGGATGAAGCAACTCAAACAGGATCAGTACAAGAAACTTCTTGAGATGGAGGCAAAGAAAG ATGATTTAGAGAGAG GAAAGTATGAGCCAGGAGAATACAAGAGGTACATGAGGTATATCAACAGTGCCAAGGACAGAACATATGGCACAGGGTCACCTTCAGATCGGCGGGCAAGGTCAGCCTACTCGTCAAGGTCAAAGAGTGCAACCAGCAGCAGGGTGAGCACTGCAAAACAAGAGTCTAG GCAAGATGAACAGGAGAAAACAGAATCTCAGCAGCAACAACAAGAAAGACCAAAGACATCTCGTGGCCAAACAAGACAAGAACAAACGAGCGAGACCAAAACAGAGCAGAAACCAAAGGAAGAAGAGACCAGACAGGCAAATGCAGACCAGAAACCCAGCCGACCTAAGTCACCCTATGGCTCTCCAAGTCCCAGCCGGCGGAGCTCTGCGAGGTCGACAAGCACAAGGACGAGGACCCCAAGCCAGAGGTCGCTCAGGTCCAAGGCAAGCAGTCGAGCATCTAGTGCATCCTCCGCGAAGCATGCTGGGAAAGCGGGTGACAAAGAGGAGTCGGAGGTGGCACCAGTTCAACGGCACATCGAAGGCAAAGACAGACCCAAGTCCAGACTGGGTCACCCTCATCATGATGACATAGATAAAG AGGACGAACTTTTATATCAGCAGATCCCAAATAAAG ATTCCACAACCTCATCCGCTTCTAGTGATTCTGAGCAAACTAAAACAAAGAAACGTGAGGAGGTAGATGAAATTGAACAAGTGAAGCAGAACAACAAACCCGCCCCTGTCAGGAACGAAAAGATGGGCAGCAAAGTGAGCATCAACAGTCGGGCTAGCGTCACAAGCAAAGGATCCAGAAAGAGCACCGCCAGCGCCAAACAGAATGCTTCCCAAAGTTCCCAGAACGATTCCAACAAGACAGATGACGTCAAAGTGCACCGCGTTCCGAGCACTGGTTACATTGAAGGAGAGGTGAAGACTGGAGTTGCCAAATCAGATAACAAAAATTTAGAAACAGATAGAGAAGAAAAGAGACAGTCAGAtgccaatgaacaagagacTGATGAATCAAAACTTGCTAAAGCTAAATTGGATGGAAAAGTGAAATTCGAATCTGAAAAAGAGCAGAAAGATCAAAGTGTTGACAATATTGATGATGGTAAGGCAGAAGATGATACCTCTGAACAGAAAAAAGAACAATCAAATAAAGATGAATCAGAAAGAATGATGAATAAGACTGATGATGACAAAACTGATGTTGACGATGAGAGAGTAAGGAACAAGCTGAACAGACAAGACTCCTTTGATGAAGCTGACGAGGACGTTGAAGATCGGAGAGTTAAGGATCCTGACAAGTTGGAATACTAA
- the LOC128229931 gene encoding uncharacterized protein DDB_G0287625-like isoform X1 encodes MMSSLVPGSIFSASGFNRKSTPTPPNVTPAELDNRYKRTNFNGTEWPYDSPVARAYDVSNTSTKLIILNNKYGKNSTRLRGYYTGPKKPDRYVDPERHRAKSPRFHPEWHDRCLDSSSPKFEPTVRSHLEWVNSSERPPNALIVSVRSGLADSDLSLDLSTIGPSSVKEKSTPRSARSPRLSPKQNLYTAKSSVNRNRHAMCRSTPTYDPETRAVSRISMPPSKYFSDFSEMSAGEKLYLWSIERIYSMDRMKQLKQDQYKKLLEMEAKKDDLERGKYEPGEYKRYMRYINSAKDRTYGTGSPSDRRARSAYSSRSKSATSSRVSTAKQESRQDEQEKTESQQQQQERPKTSRGQTRQEQTSETKTEQKPKEEETRQANADQKPSRPKSPYGSPSPSRRSSARSTSTRTRTPSQRSLRSKASSRASSASSAKHAGKAGDKEESEVAPVQRHIEGKDRPKSRLGHPHHDDIDKEDELLYQQIPNKDSTTSSASSDSEQTKTKKREEVDEIEQVKQNNKPAPVRNEKMGSKVSINSRASVTSKGSRKSTASAKQNASQSSQNDSNKTDDVKVHRVPSTGYIEGEVKTGVAKSDNKNLETDREEKRQSDANEQETDESKLAKAKLDGKVKFESEKEQKDQSVDNIDDGKAEDDTSEQKKEQSNKDESERMMNKTDDDKTDVDDERVRNKLNRQDSFDEADEDVEDRRVKDPDKLEY; translated from the exons ATGATGAGCAGTCTGGTTCCCGGCTCTATCTTCAGCGCCTCAGGGTTCAACAGGAAGTCGACCCCTACCCCACCCAATGTTACCCCCGCAGAGCTGGACAACAGATATAAGAG aACAAATTTTAATGGTACAGAATGGCCGTATGACAGTCCAGTAGCACGAGCATATGATGTTAGCAACACCAGCACAAAACTCATCATTCTCAACAACAAATATGGAAAG aACTCCACAAGACTGCGTGGTTACTACACCGGCCCAAAGAAACCAGACAG ATATGTCGACCCTGAAAGACACAGAg caaAGAGCCCCCGTTTTCACCCAGAGTGGCATGACCGCTGTTTGGACTCAAGTTCTCCAAAGTTTGAACCCACAGTTCGATCCCACCTGGAATGGGTCAACTCTAGTGAACGGCCTCCTAATGCGCTGATCG TTTCCGTAAGGTCTGGGTTAGCCGATTCTGACCTTTCCCTTGACCTGTCCACCATCGGGCCTAGCTCTGTGAAGGAGAAGTCCACCCCTCGTTCAGCCAGGAGTCCACGATTGTCACCTAAACAAAACTTGTACACAG CGAAGTCCTCAGTGAACCGGAATCGACATGCAATGTGCCGGTCCACTCCTACCTACGACCCAGAAACACGTGCAGTCAGCAGGATCTCCATGCCTCCGTCCAAATATTTCAG TGACTTTTCGGAGATGAGCGCAGGTGAGAAGCTGTACCTGTGGAGTATAGAGCGTATCTACAGCATGGATCGGATGAAGCAACTCAAACAGGATCAGTACAAGAAACTTCTTGAGATGGAGGCAAAGAAAG ATGATTTAGAGAGAG GAAAGTATGAGCCAGGAGAATACAAGAGGTACATGAGGTATATCAACAGTGCCAAGGACAGAACATATGGCACAGGGTCACCTTCAGATCGGCGGGCAAGGTCAGCCTACTCGTCAAGGTCAAAGAGTGCAACCAGCAGCAGGGTGAGCACTGCAAAACAAGAGTCTAG GCAAGATGAACAGGAGAAAACAGAATCTCAGCAGCAACAACAAGAAAGACCAAAGACATCTCGTGGCCAAACAAGACAAGAACAAACGAGCGAGACCAAAACAGAGCAGAAACCAAAGGAAGAAGAGACCAGACAGGCAAATGCAGACCAGAAACCCAGCCGACCTAAGTCACCCTATGGCTCTCCAAGTCCCAGCCGGCGGAGCTCTGCGAGGTCGACAAGCACAAGGACGAGGACCCCAAGCCAGAGGTCGCTCAGGTCCAAGGCAAGCAGTCGAGCATCTAGTGCATCCTCCGCGAAGCATGCTGGGAAAGCGGGTGACAAAGAGGAGTCGGAGGTGGCACCAGTTCAACGGCACATCGAAGGCAAAGACAGACCCAAGTCCAGACTGGGTCACCCTCATCATGATGACATAGATAAAG AGGACGAACTTTTATATCAGCAGATCCCAAATAAAG ATTCCACAACCTCATCCGCTTCTAGTGATTCTGAGCAAACTAAAACAAAGAAACGTGAGGAGGTAGATGAAATTGAACAAGTGAAGCAGAACAACAAACCCGCCCCTGTCAGGAACGAAAAGATGGGCAGCAAAGTGAGCATCAACAGTCGGGCTAGCGTCACAAGCAAAGGATCCAGAAAGAGCACCGCCAGCGCCAAACAGAATGCTTCCCAAAGTTCCCAGAACGATTCCAACAAGACAGATGACGTCAAAGTGCACCGCGTTCCGAGCACTGGTTACATTGAAGGAGAGGTGAAGACTGGAGTTGCCAAATCAGATAACAAAAATTTAGAAACAGATAGAGAAGAAAAGAGACAGTCAGAtgccaatgaacaagagacTGATGAATCAAAACTTGCTAAAGCTAAATTGGATGGAAAAGTGAAATTCGAATCTGAAAAAGAGCAGAAAGATCAAAGTGTTGACAATATTGATGATGGTAAGGCAGAAGATGATACCTCTGAACAGAAAAAAGAACAATCAAATAAAGATGAATCAGAAAGAATGATGAATAAGACTGATGATGACAAAACTGATGTTGACGATGAGAGAGTAAGGAACAAGCTGAACAGACAAGACTCCTTTGATGAAGCTGACGAGGACGTTGAAGATCGGAGAGTTAAGGATCCTGACAAGTTGGAATACTAA